One Pseudomonas sp. FP1742 genomic window carries:
- a CDS encoding D-glycerate dehydrogenase translates to MKKTVLAFSRITPPMIERLQQDFDVIVPNPKNGDIAAQFNEALPHAHGLIGVGRKLGRAQLENASKLEVVSSVSVGYDNYDLAYFNERGIMLTNTPDVLTESTADLAFALLMSSARRVAELDAWTKAGQWQATVGAPLFGSDVHGKTLGIVGMGNIGAAIARRGRLGFNMPIIYSGNSRKTALEQELGAQFRSLDQLLAEADFVCLVVPLSEKTRHLISHRELALMKPSAILVNIARGPVVDEPALIEALQNNRIRGAGLDVYEKEPLAESPLFQLKNAVTLPHIGSATHETREAMANRALTNLRSALLGERPQDLVNPQVWRK, encoded by the coding sequence ATGAAAAAAACCGTCCTCGCCTTCAGCCGCATCACCCCGCCCATGATCGAACGCCTGCAACAGGATTTCGATGTGATTGTGCCGAACCCGAAAAACGGCGACATCGCCGCCCAGTTCAACGAAGCCCTGCCCCACGCCCACGGCCTGATCGGCGTTGGCCGCAAGCTCGGTCGCGCGCAGCTGGAAAACGCCAGCAAACTGGAAGTGGTCTCCAGCGTCTCGGTGGGCTACGACAACTATGACCTCGCCTACTTCAACGAACGTGGGATCATGCTCACCAACACCCCCGACGTCCTCACCGAAAGCACCGCCGACCTGGCCTTCGCCTTGCTCATGAGCAGCGCCCGCCGCGTCGCCGAGCTGGACGCCTGGACCAAGGCCGGCCAATGGCAAGCCACCGTCGGCGCACCGTTGTTCGGCAGCGATGTGCATGGCAAAACCTTAGGGATAGTCGGCATGGGCAACATCGGCGCGGCCATCGCCCGTCGTGGTCGGCTGGGCTTCAACATGCCAATCATCTACAGCGGCAACAGCCGCAAGACTGCACTGGAGCAGGAGCTCGGTGCGCAGTTCCGTAGCCTGGATCAACTGCTGGCCGAAGCCGATTTCGTCTGCCTGGTGGTGCCGCTCAGCGAAAAAACCAGGCACTTGATCAGCCACCGCGAACTGGCGCTGATGAAGCCGAGCGCCATTCTGGTGAACATCGCCCGTGGCCCGGTGGTGGACGAACCGGCGCTGATCGAAGCACTGCAAAACAACCGCATTCGTGGCGCCGGGCTGGACGTTTACGAAAAAGAACCGCTGGCCGAATCGCCGCTGTTCCAGCTGAAAAACGCGGTGACGTTGCCGCACATCGGGTCAGCCACCCATGAAACCCGCGAGGCCATGGCCAACCGCGCATTGACCAATTTGCGCAGCGCCTTGTTGGGTGAGCGGCCGCAGGATCTGGTGAACCCACAGGTCTGGCGAAAGTAA
- a CDS encoding DUF6124 family protein: protein MFKVTPNPPQADDTSPYESPDSKKLHDAAERALDHYLKPPPKKTEGRKPSRMFMVAPDMDNESLLAHVCESLASASVMTSDIAAYVDAPQRHTILAIQQVIMLAELAVNRVLDNVDVPKPAPHS, encoded by the coding sequence ATGTTTAAAGTAACACCGAATCCGCCTCAGGCGGACGACACTTCCCCCTACGAATCCCCCGATTCGAAAAAGCTCCACGACGCCGCCGAACGGGCGCTCGACCACTACCTCAAGCCACCGCCCAAAAAAACCGAAGGCCGCAAACCCAGCAGGATGTTCATGGTCGCGCCGGACATGGATAACGAAAGCCTGCTGGCCCATGTCTGCGAATCACTGGCCTCGGCCAGCGTCATGACCAGCGACATCGCAGCCTATGTCGACGCCCCGCAGCGGCACACGATCCTGGCGATTCAGCAAGTCATCATGCTGGCCGAGCTGGCGGTGAACCGGGTGCTGGATAACGTCGACGTGCCGAAGCCCGCGCCACACAGCTGA
- a CDS encoding LysR family transcriptional regulator: MDTLQNMRAFSYVAEAGSFTAAAVQLDTTTANVSRAVSNLEAHLQTRLLNRTTRRIALTEAGKRYLLRCEQILAYVEEAEAEASDAHARPAGQLKVHTMTGIGQHFVIDAIARYRKTHPDVTFDLTMANRVPDLLDEGYDVSIVLASELPDSGFVSQRLGITYSIVCASPAYVKANGCAQKPSDLLNHMCLRLVSPVIPLEKWAFDGPEGQEMVTINSSPFLVNSADAMKTAITSGMGVGVLPVYAAIEGLRNGTLVRVMPKYRSQELNLYAIYPSRQYLDAKIKTWVEYLRGSLPEILAAHQAELAAYELSGSLGGARLAN; the protein is encoded by the coding sequence ATGGACACTTTGCAAAACATGCGCGCCTTCAGTTACGTGGCCGAGGCCGGCAGCTTCACCGCCGCCGCCGTACAACTGGACACCACCACGGCCAACGTCTCGCGCGCGGTCTCCAACCTGGAAGCCCACCTGCAAACCCGCCTGCTCAACCGCACCACTCGCCGCATCGCCCTGACTGAGGCCGGCAAGCGCTATCTGTTGCGCTGCGAGCAGATCCTGGCCTATGTCGAAGAAGCCGAAGCCGAAGCCAGCGATGCTCACGCGCGCCCGGCCGGGCAACTCAAAGTGCACACCATGACCGGCATCGGTCAGCACTTCGTGATCGACGCCATCGCCCGCTACCGCAAGACCCACCCCGACGTGACCTTCGACCTGACCATGGCCAACCGCGTGCCGGATTTACTCGATGAGGGCTACGACGTGTCCATCGTGCTCGCCAGCGAACTGCCCGACTCGGGCTTCGTCTCCCAGCGTTTGGGCATCACCTACAGCATCGTTTGCGCATCGCCCGCCTATGTAAAAGCCAACGGCTGCGCGCAGAAGCCCAGCGATTTGCTCAACCACATGTGCCTGCGCCTGGTGAGCCCGGTAATCCCACTGGAAAAGTGGGCTTTCGATGGCCCCGAAGGCCAGGAAATGGTCACCATCAACAGCTCGCCGTTTTTGGTGAACTCCGCTGATGCGATGAAGACGGCGATCACCAGCGGCATGGGTGTTGGCGTATTGCCGGTGTATGCGGCAATTGAAGGGCTGCGCAACGGTACGCTGGTGCGGGTGATGCCGAAGTATCGGTCGCAGGAATTGAATCTGTATGCGATTTACCCGTCGCGGCAGTACCTGGATGCGAAGATCAAGACCTGGGTCGAGTACTTGCGCGGGTCGTTGCCGGAGATTCTGGCGGCGCATCAGGCGGAATTGGCGGCGTATGAGTTGAGTGGGAGTTTGGGTGGGGCTCGGCTGGCGAACTGA
- a CDS encoding DMT family transporter: MNLSLYLLTVLIWGTTWIALKWQLGVVAIPVSIVYRFGLAALVLFVMLLLSRRLQVMNRRGHLICLAQGLCLFCINFMCFLTASQWIPSGLVAVVFSTATLWNAFNARVFFGQKIARNVLMGGALGLLGLGMLFWPELAGHTASPQTLLGLALALLGTLCFSAGNMLSSLQQKAGLKPLTTNAWGMAYGAAMLSVWCLVKGIPFDMEWNARYIGSLLYLVIPGSVIGFTAYLTLVGRMGPERAAYCTVLFPVVALNVSAFAEGYQWTAPALAGLVLVMLGNILVFRKPRAVVLPSHGKLV; this comes from the coding sequence ATGAACCTCTCGTTATACCTGCTGACCGTGCTGATCTGGGGCACCACCTGGATCGCCTTGAAATGGCAATTGGGCGTGGTGGCGATTCCGGTGTCGATCGTCTATCGCTTCGGTCTCGCCGCGCTGGTGCTGTTCGTGATGTTGCTGCTCAGCCGGCGTCTGCAAGTAATGAATCGCCGTGGGCATCTGATTTGCCTGGCGCAGGGGCTGTGCCTGTTCTGCATCAATTTCATGTGCTTCCTTACCGCCAGCCAATGGATCCCCAGCGGTCTGGTCGCCGTGGTGTTTTCCACCGCTACGTTGTGGAACGCCTTCAATGCGCGGGTATTCTTTGGTCAGAAAATCGCCCGCAACGTGCTGATGGGGGGCGCGTTGGGTTTGCTCGGCCTTGGCATGCTGTTCTGGCCCGAGCTGGCCGGTCATACCGCCAGCCCGCAAACCTTGCTCGGGTTGGCCCTGGCGTTGCTCGGAACCTTGTGCTTTTCGGCGGGCAACATGCTGTCGAGTCTGCAACAGAAGGCTGGCCTGAAACCCCTGACCACCAATGCCTGGGGCATGGCTTACGGCGCGGCGATGTTATCGGTGTGGTGCCTGGTCAAAGGCATCCCGTTCGACATGGAGTGGAACGCCCGCTACATCGGCTCGTTGTTGTATCTGGTGATTCCGGGCTCGGTGATCGGCTTCACCGCCTACCTGACCCTGGTCGGCCGCATGGGGCCGGAGCGGGCGGCGTATTGCACCGTGTTGTTCCCGGTGGTGGCGCTGAATGTGTCCGCGTTCGCCGAGGGTTATCAATGGACCGCACCGGCACTGGCCGGGCTGGTGCTGGTCATGCTGGGCAACATATTGGTATTTCGTAAGCCGCGTGCAGTGGTATTGCCCAGCCACGGCAAGTTGGTTTAA
- a CDS encoding DUF2165 domain-containing protein, producing the protein MNSLTTDKLIRYSKVILMAYISFFGLLVMYSNFTDYASNYEYVGHILSMDTTQVNANIRYRAIDSPMLHHRIYWFIITMEVIYTVCCLVGTYHLYRKINESADVFHEAKKLSIIGLLTAIFIYYVCLQVIGVEWFDMDTSLTWNAKDWARHIVDFILPLMIYIALKIER; encoded by the coding sequence TTGAACAGCCTGACCACCGACAAGCTTATCCGCTACAGCAAAGTCATTCTTATGGCTTACATCAGTTTCTTCGGATTGCTTGTGATGTACAGCAACTTCACCGACTACGCATCAAACTATGAATATGTCGGCCACATTCTGAGCATGGACACGACGCAGGTAAACGCCAACATTCGCTACCGAGCGATCGATTCGCCCATGCTGCACCACCGGATTTACTGGTTCATCATTACGATGGAAGTTATTTATACCGTGTGCTGCCTGGTTGGAACTTATCATCTGTACCGAAAAATAAACGAATCGGCTGACGTATTTCACGAAGCCAAGAAGCTCTCGATCATCGGATTATTGACCGCCATATTTATCTATTACGTTTGCCTGCAAGTCATCGGCGTTGAATGGTTCGACATGGACACATCGCTGACCTGGAACGCCAAGGACTGGGCTCGGCATATTGTCGACTTCATATTGCCGCTAATGATTTATATCGCGCTAAAAATCGAGCGCTGA
- a CDS encoding AraC family transcriptional regulator, producing the protein MAALETLQVFQALNRSPNARLEHSAELGDGMAAALWNNHHDAQDYEAPSHHTLSCYIAGGTGTFRRDQPDTKGGPDKLCILPADHQSGWVINGDIRLAHLYFSPEQFALGCVTLLDREPRELQLRERTFLEDARQARCFRQLIALNWDEPGERLLTSSLAHEMLSHVLLSQVGVRQGLRLKGGLAAHQRRQLVEFIDSQLAEAISLGQLAALCALSEYHFARMFRVSFGLPPHQYVLARRLSRARELLRATSQPLGEIALACGFASASHFTNRFRQALGGTPGEYRQAFR; encoded by the coding sequence ATGGCCGCACTGGAAACGTTGCAAGTCTTTCAAGCCCTCAACCGCTCGCCCAATGCTCGCCTGGAGCACAGCGCCGAGCTCGGTGACGGCATGGCTGCGGCCTTGTGGAACAACCACCACGATGCCCAGGATTACGAGGCACCGAGCCATCACACCCTGTCGTGCTACATCGCCGGAGGCACCGGTACCTTTCGCCGCGATCAGCCCGACACCAAGGGTGGCCCGGACAAGCTGTGCATTCTGCCGGCCGACCATCAGTCAGGCTGGGTGATCAACGGCGACATTCGCCTGGCCCACCTGTATTTCAGCCCCGAACAATTTGCCCTCGGCTGTGTCACGCTGCTGGATCGCGAACCGCGTGAATTGCAGTTGCGCGAGCGCACGTTCCTCGAAGATGCCCGGCAGGCCCGGTGTTTTCGGCAGTTGATCGCGCTCAATTGGGACGAACCGGGCGAACGCCTGCTCACCAGCAGCCTGGCCCACGAAATGCTCAGCCATGTGCTGCTCAGCCAGGTCGGCGTGCGTCAGGGCTTGCGCCTCAAGGGTGGATTGGCGGCACATCAGCGACGGCAGTTGGTGGAGTTCATCGACAGTCAGTTGGCCGAAGCGATCAGTCTCGGGCAGTTGGCGGCGTTATGCGCACTCTCGGAGTACCACTTTGCACGAATGTTTCGTGTGAGCTTCGGCTTGCCGCCGCATCAGTATGTGTTGGCGCGGCGATTGAGCCGGGCTCGGGAGTTATTGCGCGCAACATCGCAGCCATTGGGGGAAATTGCGCTGGCGTGCGGTTTTGCCAGTGCCAGTCACTTTACCAATCGGTTTCGCCAGGCTTTGGGTGGGACGCCTGGCGAGTATCGTCAGGCATTTCGTTAG
- a CDS encoding HPF/RaiA family ribosome-associated protein gives MQIQVNSDNHIQSSKRLEEWVRTTIESTLERYEEDLTRVEVHLRDENGDKPGPHDMRCQLEARPKGHQPISVTHKADSLELAIDGAAEKLEHALEHMFGKLRGKPRAAVVPFERGAHADVLLEEEFLENEQAALNG, from the coding sequence ATGCAAATCCAAGTCAATAGCGATAACCATATTCAAAGCAGTAAACGACTGGAGGAGTGGGTACGTACTACCATTGAGAGCACGCTCGAACGTTATGAGGAGGACCTGACCCGCGTCGAGGTCCATCTGCGGGACGAGAACGGCGACAAGCCTGGTCCCCATGACATGCGCTGCCAGCTGGAAGCGCGGCCAAAAGGCCACCAACCAATTTCCGTTACCCATAAAGCTGACTCCCTGGAACTGGCGATCGACGGGGCGGCCGAAAAACTTGAACATGCGCTGGAGCATATGTTTGGCAAATTACGCGGCAAACCACGTGCCGCTGTGGTGCCGTTCGAGAGGGGCGCACACGCTGATGTGCTGCTGGAAGAAGAGTTTCTCGAGAACGAACAGGCTGCGCTCAATGGCTGA
- a CDS encoding efflux transporter outer membrane subunit: MPRRINRALRTLSVLALTVTISGCIGTGGIAPQGKALEANSLATDEAIQSAVQDAHWPTAQWWQAYGDPQLNRWIALALQDSPNMAMAAARVRQARSMAGIAESAESLQINGQSTLKRHNWPTDQFYGPGELANTTTWDNNAALGFSYALDLWGRESNATERAVDMAHMSVAEARQAQLELQNNIVRTYIELSLHYAQRDIVAATLKQQQQILDLAQKRLDGGIGTHFEVSQAETPLPETHRQLDALDEEIALSRNQLAALAGKGPGEGAQLQRPTLSLGAALKLPSSLPAQLLGQRPDVVASRWQVAAQARGIDVAHAGFYPNVDLVGSLGYMATGGGALEFLTGKKLNYSVGPAISLPIFDGGRLRAQLGEASAGYDIAVAKYNQTLVNALKNISDQLIRRESMDKQQTFAAESVATAQKTYDIAMIAYQRGLTDYLNVLNAQTLLFKQQQVQQQVQAARLSAHAELVTALGGGLGAGDDVPKDSQTAVPKTPALLKSFSN, encoded by the coding sequence GTGCCGCGTCGCATCAACAGAGCGCTCAGAACGCTCAGTGTTTTGGCTTTAACCGTGACCATCAGCGGCTGCATCGGAACCGGAGGTATTGCCCCACAGGGCAAGGCGCTGGAGGCCAATTCATTGGCCACCGACGAAGCCATCCAGAGCGCCGTTCAGGATGCTCACTGGCCCACCGCCCAATGGTGGCAAGCCTACGGCGATCCGCAACTGAACCGCTGGATCGCTCTCGCCCTGCAAGACAGCCCGAACATGGCCATGGCCGCCGCCCGAGTGCGTCAGGCCCGGTCCATGGCGGGTATTGCCGAGTCAGCCGAGTCGTTGCAAATCAACGGCCAATCGACCCTCAAGCGCCATAACTGGCCGACCGATCAGTTCTACGGCCCCGGTGAGTTGGCCAACACCACCACCTGGGACAACAATGCCGCGCTGGGCTTCAGCTATGCCCTCGACCTCTGGGGCCGCGAAAGCAATGCCACCGAGCGCGCCGTGGACATGGCGCATATGAGTGTCGCCGAAGCGCGGCAGGCCCAGCTCGAATTGCAGAACAACATCGTGCGCACCTACATCGAACTGTCGTTGCATTACGCGCAACGGGACATCGTCGCGGCGACCTTGAAGCAGCAACAGCAAATCCTCGACCTGGCGCAAAAACGCCTGGACGGTGGCATCGGCACCCATTTCGAAGTCAGCCAGGCCGAAACGCCGCTACCGGAGACCCATCGCCAACTCGATGCGCTGGACGAAGAAATCGCCCTCAGCCGTAACCAGCTTGCGGCCTTGGCGGGTAAGGGGCCGGGGGAGGGCGCGCAGTTGCAACGGCCGACACTGTCGTTGGGGGCGGCGCTGAAGTTACCGTCGTCGCTGCCGGCGCAATTGCTCGGTCAACGCCCGGACGTGGTTGCCAGTCGCTGGCAAGTGGCAGCCCAGGCGCGGGGCATCGATGTCGCGCACGCCGGTTTCTACCCCAACGTCGATCTGGTCGGCAGCCTCGGCTACATGGCCACCGGCGGTGGTGCACTGGAGTTCTTGACCGGCAAGAAACTCAATTACAGCGTCGGCCCGGCCATCTCGCTGCCGATTTTCGACGGCGGCCGCTTGCGTGCGCAGCTGGGTGAAGCCTCGGCCGGTTATGACATTGCCGTGGCCAAATACAACCAGACGCTGGTCAACGCGCTGAAGAACATCTCCGACCAGTTGATCCGCCGCGAGTCGATGGACAAGCAGCAAACGTTCGCCGCCGAATCGGTGGCCACGGCGCAGAAGACTTACGACATCGCGATGATCGCCTATCAACGTGGGCTCACCGATTACCTCAACGTACTCAATGCGCAGACCTTGCTGTTCAAGCAACAGCAAGTGCAGCAGCAGGTTCAGGCTGCGCGGTTGAGTGCGCATGCCGAGCTGGTGACCGCGCTCGGCGGCGGCCTCGGTGCGGGCGACGACGTACCGAAAGACAGCCAGACCGCCGTACCGAAAACCCCGGCTCTTCTTAAGAGCTTCTCGAATTGA